In Chitinophaga oryzae, the sequence GAACCCATGATCAATACCGTGCTGTAGCCCCCTGAGAAGTAGCCCTGTTTTTATTTCAAAATGACCAAAATTCTGTGACCCGCGCGTTTATTAACCTAACATATACATTATGAAAAAAAATCAATTACTGTTAGCAGCAGCTATCCTGACCTTTATTGTTAGTTCCTGTAAAAAAGATGTTCAACCCGACGTTGAAAGCCCACAGACCGTTAAAAGTTTTAAAGACCTGCAAAAAGTTCCCAATGCCGTAGTCAACGTTAAGGCAGGAAACATCAGCCTGCAGGATGTATTGAACAACAACAAACAGAGCATTCTGTCATTTCTCCGGGACAGCGCGTGGGCCAATGGGACCGGGAAGACCATGATCTTTTCTTCTGATGAGCAGATCGCTCCCGAGAACCAGTTAAGGCTCGTGTATCCCGGATCAGTACTGCAATCTTCCGGCATCGCCAACCTGCAGTATGTGCCGCTTGCACAGCTCCAGGGTAAAGTGAAGCCGATCACTGTTTCTGTTTCAGCGCCAGGCAAGTACATTACTGCCGATATTCCAAAGCCCAGCCTTTCCGCCACAAGGTCCTTCATCAGCAATGTTTTTGGCAGCCAGGTGGGTAATGAGCTGGTAGGCTTTCAGTTTGACATGAGCCAGTTTACCTATTATGAAGAGCTGAAGCTGGCTATCGGCGCCAATGTAAACATCGGCTCCATGTTCTCTGTAGGCGCTTCTTTCGGCAAAGAAAAAGTGGAAAAAACCACCGGCCTCATTGCTAAATTTATCCAGAAGAACTTCACCCTGGACATGGACCTGCCGTCAGAAGGCAATCTGTTCGATTCCACTGTTACTCCTGCGATGCTGGCGCCGTATTCTCCGGTGTATGTAAGCTCCATCACCTATGGAAGAATGGGTATTATCAAGGTAGAGTCCAATTATTCCTATGATGTGCTGAAAGTCGCTTTCAACCTGGCGTTTAAAGTGTCCACTGTTGGCGGTGGTGTTACCGTTGACGCCCAGACGAAAAAGATCATCGACGAATCAAGCATCATGGTAAGGACCATTGGCGGCGAAGGCAGCGAAGTGACCAAGACCATTGTTGGTTACGACGAATTCAGAAAATATATTGAATCCGGCGGAAATTATACCGCACAGGCGCCTGGTTTCCCGCTGTATTTCACATTGAGCCACGTTAGCGACCATTCTGTGTTCAGCACCATCTTCAATGTAAACATCCCCAATCAATAATTCCTATGACCTATATTAAAAGGATAACCGGCGCTGCCGCGTTACTTTTGCTCATTCTGTCGGGATGCAAAAAACATAACGACGTCGCAGGCACTAACAGCATGCAGGGGCTATCCAAAGTATCCCTGCCCACTATTGAGCTGAAAGCCCATAACTATCTCCCCGGTGGAATCGGTGTGGTGAAGTTCGGCGAAATGGACCCTAATACTGCAGCCAATGAAGTAAAGACCAATACGGTGGAGCTACGCGATAGTATCTGGACCGATGGTTTTGGCAAGACCGTGATCGGCGTTTCAGATGAGATCAGTATTTCGCAAACCACACATTTACAGCGCGCTTTTGCCGGATCGCTGATACAGGGTAATTCGATCAATGACCTGACCCTTAAGCCCATAGCGACCTATCAAAGCAAGGTGAAGCCGTTGAAAGTATCTGTTTCGTTCCCCGCAAAACGTGTGAGCGGCGTGATCAGCAATGTGAGCCTGTCCGGCACCAGGTCATTCATCTCCGATATCATGTACAACAACCAGCTGGGCAACCAGTACGCTTCCTATGGCTACAGCATGGAGCGGTTTACATCATATGACGAGATTAAAACTGCCTTTGGTTCCAACGTTAATACCAGAGCGCTGTTCTACAAAAGCTCCAGCTCTTCTTCCGGTGAGGAACACCGTATTACCAAAAGATCCGGTATTTATGTGCGTTTCGTGCAACGGAACTTCACCATCGACGTGGACCTGCCGGATGGCGGCAACCTGATGGACCCTTCTGTCAATCCGGCCGACCTGGCCGGGATGAGCCCTACCTACGTTAGCTCTATCACCTATGGCAGAATGGGCATCATGTCGATTGAATCGGACTCTTCTTATGAAGCCACGTATGAGGCGTTCAACAAAGCTTACAAAGCACTGTTTGTGAGCGGTTCGAGCTATCTTACTGAAAGCGAGAAGAGAATCATTGATCACGCGGACATGCGTTTGTTCCTCGTAGGTACCGATGGGGAGGCTACCGTTAAATCCGTGCTCGGATTTGATGCGTTTCTGAAGGTGGCGCAGGAAGGACAGCAGTTTTCCGCCGACAAGCCGGGCGTTCCTATCTATTTCTCACTGAGCAACCTGTCAGACCACAGCCTGGTGAAACAAACGTTCAGGGTAAGCGTGTACACTGATCCGGTGTATGCCAGGATGGAAACGGAAGGCGTAAAGACTGAAACGGCCCGGAACTGGTATGGTGATCAGTGGGAAGATCTGACGAAAACGAAAGGACGCGTATTTGTCCGTTTTTATTCGGATGTACAGGCTACGAAGCCCACCAATCCGCCGTTGTTCGTGAGATTTAACTACAAGGTAGTAAAGAGAAATGTCTTTGCTGTATATGGAATGCCGGGGGGCAGCTTCCCATATGAAGAAAAGACCACGGAGGAAAAAGGTTTTTGTTACAATGTGTTCCGGATCACGCAGTATCCGCTGGCAGATCCTGCACTGCTGGAAGATCGAACGGAACGTAACAGGACTTACCAGGAGGACACGATGACCCTTACTGAGACCACCTCCACCTCGGATGAGTATACGTATGTGTTGTTGCCGGGTGATTTTTATAAGGTGCTGACACCTGTCAGACGATAAATAAGTGATAATGATTTTGATAAACCATCAATACGGGAAGAAATTTCTTCTTCCCGTATTCCTTATTTACAGCGTTTTAGCGGCGTGTAAAAAGAATGATGACGTTCCTAAGGTGCCCGATGTTACTGCAAAGGAGCCACTTTGGGCGGATTCTGTCTTTCTGTACGCGAGCCAGGTTTACCTGTGGAATGAGCAGCTGCCGGCCATAAAAGATTTTAACCCGCGCAGATATGTTTCGTCCGAAGGCCAGCTACACTACAAAAAGGAGTTGTTCGATATCAGCCAGATGGCCATTAATAGCCAGACCGGCAACCCCTACGAGTTTAACCGGTTGATACCTTCCATACCGAAATACAGCGCTATTTTCGGCGCGTCCGACAATGGCCCTGAGATGGTAACGGCAGAGGTGTCAGACAGGTTCGGCGTCAGCATCGTAGTGGTCCAGGAGCAGGCGTTATATGTTAAATACGTTGTAAAGGGAAGCGATGCGGAGAGGGCCGGTATCAGAAGAGGGATGCGGATCGTCAGCATCAACGGGCGCCCCGTTGAGATAACGGCTGCCTACATTGCGACGATCATGAAGATTTTCAATGAAGGGACACAACTGGACCTTCTTTGCAGGGACCACAACGTGGACCGCCGGTATAGCCTCGCCTACAAAAGAAACAACTACTTTGAGCCTATCCTGAAAGATACGGTCCTGTCGCTGCCGGATGGCCGCAAGGCCGGTTATCTGGCTTATCTCCGGTTTACCGATGTCCGGCATGTCTATAAAGACCTCGATCGTGTTACCGGCGGCTTTGCCGCCAGCGACGTATCTGACGTGATCATTGACCTTCGTTACAACGGCGGCGGCAATCTTACGGAACTGGACCGCCTGGCGAACCTGCTGGCGCCATTTGCCGCCGATGGAAAGGTAATGCGAAGAGAACAATACAATGACCTGGTGAAGTCCGGAAAGGCCACGCTGCTTTCAAAACAACCAATTTTCGGCGCTGACGGCTTACCGATTTATTACAACGGGAGGGTAATCACCTATGGGGATGTCGATTACACGGAAGAAAAAAATACGGTCTACTTTAACAAAACGGCAGGAATAGGCACGCTCAAAGACCTGTACGTCATCGTAAGCGAGCATACCGCTTCGGCTGCCGAGTTGTTGGTCAGCTGCCTCCAGCCTTACCTGAAGATAAAAATCATAGGAGTGAGCGCAGCTGCCGGGAACCTTACGGCTGTCAGAACGTACGGGAAACCCGTTGGCTTCTTTCCGCTGGTGATCGGCAACATGAGCGTTTATTATTCCTTGTTCAGGAACGTGAATGCCAACGGAAAGGGTGACTATTATGACGGGCTGCAAGCCGATATCAGCGTGTATGATGATCCGCAGTTTGATTTTGGCAGCAGGGGAGAAGCTGGCCTGGAAGCCGCACTGGCCCTGATCTCCGGCCAACGCGCGCAACATCCTGCAACGGAGCTGATACGTGGCGCCGCAGCTTCCTGGAGGGATTTGAACGTGCAGGAACATCCACCCGGCATGCAAAAGTCGACGATCATGCTGAAAGATGGTACCAGTATTCGTGTTGACCGATAGGGGCACCAAAGGCTGTAAAAATGGATGAAGTATTGTTGCCGGCTGTCCGGGCTAAATGTTTAAATTTACAATGAATCAATACATACAGCTTTGGAAACGACAGACGAACAATTACTGGACAACCCTGCCTGGAGCGCGCTCACAACGGTGCAGGCTCCATTGGCGGAAGGTACCGCTCACTGCAAGAGATACAGGAGAGAAGTTCTCTCTTTTGTCGCCTGCGATCATGCGGCAGGCCATTCGCTGGAAGAATTACAGCCATGGATACACGAAGGGGAATCGTTTTACCTGATAGGGACGTTGCCGCCGCTGCCGGCCAACTGGCAGGTGGTGCACGAATTGCCGTGTGCGCAGATGGTCCTGCAGCGCATGAATGAAATACCAGCAAAGACGCCGGTGGAGATCGCTGTAATGACCGCTGCGGATGGAGGCGACATGTATGACCTGGTCAACCGGGTGCAGCCGGGTTATTACAATCCTGGCACACCGTTGCTGGGCACCTATTACGGTATCCGGCAGGAAGGCCGCCTGGTAGCCATGGCGGGCGAAAGGATGCGTATGCAGGGGTTTACGGAGCTGAGCGCCATCGTCACCGATCCGGCCTTTACCGGCAGAGGGTTTGCGCAACAGTTGATCACCCGTTTGTGCCAGCAGCATGCAGCTGACGGCGCCACCTCCATGCTGCATGTGTCCGTGGCCAATGAGCGGGCCATCCGGCTGTATGAGCATATGGGCTTTGTGACCCGCCGCGAAATCGTTTTCAGAAAAATCGTCACGGGGTAATCACTTTTTAAACCTTGCAGGGTACATCCACGCACTGACCTGGTACGGATAGGGCTCGTACATTTTATTGTCTTCTGTAAACGTGTAACCCTGTTTGAAATCATCATAAGCTTTCTGCATAACCTCCCGGGCTTCTGCGTCGCGTTGCAGACGCATCAGGCATTGCGCTTTGTAATAGCCCGCATCGGAAAATTGCCCGTATAGCAACAGGCTGTAGGTAAAGCGGTCCAGCGCTTCGGCGTATTTTCCCTGCTCGAAATCTACAATACCCAGGTAAAAAGGATAGAGGCTGTGCAAGGGCGCTTCGGTACCGGATTGCTCCCAGCGCTCCACACACTGCCGGAAGTAAGTCCGGGCGCTGTCATATTGGTTCAGCTGAAGGTAGCAAAGGCCCAGGTAAAAATCATAAGGATGGTCCATTACGCCGTAGTGACCGCTTATCCGCTTCGCCTCTCTGAAATCGGCGATCGCCGACACATATGATTTCTGGAAAATACATTTGATGAAAGCACGGTAGTCGAGGTATTCGGACGGATCATAGGCCACCGCCTTGTCCAGATAGGCCATGCCGGCTTCATACTTACGCTGTTTAAACAGCGGCATGGCTTTCAGCTGCCATAACTGTGCATTGCGCGGTAGCAGTGCCAGCCCGCTGTCCAGGCACCGGCCCCATTCCGGCGCAAAATAATGGTACCGGGCGGCGGCTTCAACATAGTGCTGCGAGATGGAGTCCTGCTGCTTCGCGGTAAATACCGGTGGTTGTGCATGGCTACCGTGTGGAAGGAGCCATAGGGCGATAAAGAGGCAAACGGTGTATTTCATGAGGTTACTTCAATAGTGACAGGGAAGTTATCGCATTACCGCCATTTAAAAAAGCCTGCCGGGGGCTTTTACGCCGGCAGGCTTTTGATATATCGAAGTAGATCGTTACCGGGCGCTAACCGGTGCGCCATAGGCTTCTTCGATCGTTTTCAGGTCCAGCTTTTTCATTTTGAAGATAGCGTTCATCACACGGCTGAGGCGTTCTTTGTCTTTATCCATGAGCATTTCGCCCAGTTGTACCGGCACCACCTGCCAGGACAGACCGAATTTATCTTTCAGCCAGCCGCATTGGTCGGCTTTGGGATCGCCACCGGCACGCAGTTTTTCCCAGTAGTAGTCTATTTCTTCCTGTGATGCACAGTTCACCATGAAAGAAACAGCCTCGTTGAACTTAAAGTACGGGCCGCCATTGAGCGCCACAAAGTGTTGACCATCGAGTGTAAAGTCAACGGTCAGCACAGAACCGGCCGGCATCCCGTGTATATCGTGACCGGCCTCGGTGTAATGGGTAATGTTGCCGACAGAAGAATTTTTAAAGATGGAAGTATAGAACCTGGCCGCTTCTTCGGCCTGGTTCTCAAACCACAGATGTGGTGAAATTCGCTGGGAAATGATGCTGCTTGCCATAGTGTTTATTTTTTTAACAACTAAGGAATGAAGAGGTTTGATGACATCCCAAAGGTAAAACGGACCTGCCGTTCTACTGGGGGGAGGAGGCGACTTTGTAAAGGGGTATTTGCGACATCGGTATGAATATCTTATTTTAGACGGATGAACCTGAAGTAATCATCCATGAAATTTTTACCGATAGAACGTTATACGTTGTTAACCAAACTTTCCCGGGAAGAAATAAAAGCGCGCCTGGAGGCGAACGTAGAGCCCAAAAGCACCAGGCTGCAGGTCCGGATCGGATGGTCTAAACCCAGGACCACCAAGCCTTATCAGGGGGCGGTCAGCACAAATGGTTTTTACATCAGCCGTATTATCAATTACCGTAACTCCTTTCTGCCGGAGATCAGGGGAGAAGTCAGCCATGAGATAGTGCATACTGCTGTTAAGATCGACATGCAGGTGTCGTGGTTTGTGCGGGTATTTATGTTGTTCTGGTTTGGGGCTGTGGTGGCGGGCCTGGTGCTGTGCGTAGGAGCGATCATCAACGGGTCCCGTGCGGGAGATAAATTCGATCCCTTTTTGCTGGTGCCTTTCCCGATGTTGATATTTGGTTACCTGTTGGTGAGGCTGAGTTTCCAATATGAAGTCAACAAATCCAAAAAGTTCCTGCGCGACCTCCTTCAGGGGTGGGAAGAAGGCAAGGCCTGAGGTTGATCAGGAAAGCCCTAAGGCTTCCATGATCAACGGTATTTGTACCAGGAGCCGGTGTTGAACAGCAAAGCCTGTTCATCTTCCTGTACCCAATCCTTTTCAATCAGCTTTTTCAGCCCCATATAGGTGGCGCTTCCTTCAGGCGATAGCAGGATACCCTCTGCTTCGGCAATTTCGGAGATACCGGCTTCCATTTCTTCTTCGGTGACGGTCAGCGCTTTACCGTCGCTTTGCCGGATTACTTCCTGCATCATGTCTTTTGCAAAAGGCTGTGGAACAGCCAGTCCATAAGCGATGGACGGATAACCGCTGAAGTCATCAGGTAGATTTCCGTTTTCGATGTACTGTACCATGGGAGCACAATTTTGAGATTGAATAATAATCATTCTGGGCAGCTTGCCGGTGACCCAGCCCAGCTGCTGCATTTCGCGGAAGGCTTTCCACATGCCTATCAGGCCGGTGCCGCCGCCGGTGGGGTAAATAATCACATCGGGCAACTGCCAGTGCAGCTGTTCGGCGATTTCATAGCCCATCGTTTTTTTGCCTTCCAGGCGGTATGGTTCTTTTAAGGTGGACATGTCCAAACCGCCGGTTTCCTGCACCAGCTGACGCGCCCTGCGGCCGCAGCTGTCTATCAGCCCGTCGGTGAGCAGCAGTTCCGCCCCGTACAGGCGGCATTCTTCCTGCAGCGTCGCCGGCGTATGCCGTGGCATGATCACTGTCGCTTTCATCCCTGCTTTGGCGCAATAGGCGCTTAAGGCGCCGCCTGCGTTACCGGCAGAGGGGATGATGCAATGTGTGACGCCCAGTTCCTGCGCTTTGGATACCGCCACGCTGATACCCCGGGCTTTGAAGGAACCGGTGGGATTTACACTTTCATCTTTCAGTAATATCTGTACGCCCGTGCGCGCACTGAGCGTGTGCAGGGTGGTCAGCGGCGTGCCGCCTTCTCCCAGGCTCACTATATGACGGGGATCCGCTACCGGCAACATTTCACGGTACCGCCAGATACTGTGGTCCCGTTCTTTGAGAAAATCAGGTGCAGGCAGGTCGCAGGTATAGACGGCTGTCAGCGGTTGCTGGCAGCAGGTGGCGTACGACTGCAATACGGTGGCATCGTATAGCTTTCCGCAGCGGGGGCACTGCAAAGCGGTGAGGCGCGATATGTTCTTTTTTGTAAGTGTCATTCCTTGTAAATGTAGGAATGACCTATAACAAACAGATGGTCTATTTTGTTATAACCTATAACTATTGGTTATATATGCTTCTGGCGTAGCGGATCAGTTTTTTATTCAGCTCACTGGTTTCGCCTTTCCGCTGAATGAAGTAAAAACTTCTTTCTATATGAAGTCCCTCAAAGGAAATCTCCGTCAGGTCACCCTGCTTCAGTTCCTTGAACACAGAGCGTTTGGGCAGAAAGCCAATACAGCCCGACTCTATCAGGAAGTTCTTCAGCGCCTCAGTGCCGCCTAACCGCGCTTTGATCTGTAACTCATCGATGCCGGTCTTGTGTTTCTGCAACGCATCTTTCAGCGCTTCCAGGGTGCCGCTGCCACGTTCCCGCAGTGCAACGGGCATTCGCAATACCTCTTTCAATGGATAGTGCCTCGTTTTGGAGAACCCGCTCTTCCTGCCGCAAACGGCAATCACCTGGTCGTTGATAAAAGGGTGATACACCACGTTGGTCAGCTTGCCGCGGCCTTCTATAATACCCAGGTTGATCTCCTGGTTTAACAACGCCTCCAGCACAATTTCAGCGTTGCGGTTCAGCAGGTTGATCTCTACCTGCGGATACTCTTGCTGAAAGGCAGACAGCACCTTCGGCAATATATACAGCGCCACGGTAGTACTGGCGCCCAGCTTCAGCAACCCCTTGGCCTGGTGCTTGTCGCTGAAAGCGGCCATCTCAAACTCCGTGTCAGCCTGTATGTTCGCTACCTGCAATAAACGCTTCAGTAAAAAACTGCCGGCATCTGTCAGTGATATCTGGATGCCCTTGCGCTCAAACAAACGCGTTCTGTAATATTCTTCCAGGTACTTCACATGTTTGCTGATGGCCGGCTGCGAGATAAACAGGGTCTGGCTGGCCTTGGAGAAACTTTTCTCCCGGGCCACTTCAATAAAAACCTGATGGTGGGTAGAAAGCATGATAAATTACGAATTACGAATTACGAATTACGACCGGAGGCGCGTCTATGTAATTTACAGGATTAGTTGCCGCAGAAAAAAAATAAAAAGAAATAAAACGTTTGTTACATTTGAGATACACAAAAAAATTTCCCAACATTCTTTATGTCCACCCGCTCCAGGAACGCTGTTCACGCGTTGCCACAGAAGATCGCCGCGCTCGATCATCTGCGTGCATTCGCTATTTTCTTTGTCTTCTATTACCACTATCGCATTTTCCCGCACCCGGAATGGCTGGACACGCCTGCGCGTTTCGGGTGGACAGGGGTAGACCTGTTTTTTGTCCTTAGCGGTTACCTTATTGCAGGCCAGCTGTTCAAAGAAGTGGCAGATACGGGAACGGTTAAACTGAAACCGTTTTATATCAAACGCTTTTTCCGCATTGTCCCGCCGTACCTGCTGGTGCTGGCTTTATACTTTTTTCTACCGGTTTTCCGGGAGAAAGAAATGCTGCCGCCCTTGTGGAAATTTCTCACCTTCACACAGAACTTCGGACTAAACCTCAAAACACATGGTACGTTCTCTCACGCGTGGTCGCTTTGTGTGGAGGAGCAGTTTTACCTCCTGTTTCCCTGCCTGCTGGCCCTGCTGCTGTATGTAAAGGCCGGTCGTAAAGCTTTCTGGCTGATACCGGTGCTTTTCGCCGGCGGGCTTGCCTGCCGCTGGTGGATATATAACGTGCTGGTGGCGCCCGCGGGCGACGACCCTAACTTCTGGGTGATCTGGTACCGCGCCATCTATTACCCGGTATACAACCGGCTGGATGGGCTGCTTGCCGGCGTAGCGATCGCCGCGCTGTTTCAGTTCAGGCCGTTGGCGAAAGAGTGGGTCAACAGATACGCCAATGGTTTATTTGCTGTGGGATTGGCTTTGCTCACGGCAGCGTGGTTTGTAACGGAAAACAGTTTTTCCCCGGTGTCCACCGTATATGGTTTCCCGTTAGTGTCCGCCGGCTACGGCGCGATCGTGGCAGCGGCGGTATGTCCCCGCTGCTGGCTGTACCGTGTTCACTCCCGTGTCACAGCGCTGATTGCAGCGCTTTCCTATGCTATTTATCTGAGCCATAAAGGCGTGATACATGTAACGCAGGACCTGCTGGGAGGCCTTGGCCTGGCTAAAAACAGCGGCTGGATGATGCTTTGCTGCACGTTGACCTGCATCCTGGCAGCGTGGCTGATCCGACTGCTGGTAGAAAAGCCGGCGCTGAGAATACGGGACCGTGTGTTATCCCGCAGTGGCGGAGCTGTACGCCCGCCCGTTTCTCAGCAGCAGGCAGCATGACGTATATTACCCGGCAATCCTGCCATCTACCAGGTGGATCACCTTATCGGAACGGCGGGCGAAATCATCATCATGCGTGACGGTCAGGATGGTTTGTCCCCGCTCTGAAGAGAGCTGACGGAAAAGATCGAACACAATGGCGGCATTCTGGCTGTCCAGGTTGCCGGTAGGCTCATCGCCCATAATGATCAGCGGTTCGTTGATCAATGCGCGGGCAATGGCCACCCGCTGCTGCTGTCCGCCGGAGAGGAGGGACGCCCGTTTGGTGGCTTGCGCATCTACCCCTAATAGTTTTAAAAGGTCTATGGCTTTCTGTTCGATCTCGGCGGGAGAATAGCGTGCCAGTTTCAGCGCCGGCAGCATCACATTGCGGAGCACACTGAATTCGGGCAACAGGTAGTGAAACTGGAACACGAAGCCGATGTGATGATTGCGGAAGTCCGCCAGCCACCGGTTACGCTTGCCCTGCATCTCTTCGCCGTTGATGCGGATGCTGCCCTCAAAAGCCGTGTCCATAGTAGATAACAGGTACAGCAGCGTGGATTTGCCACTGCCGGATTTACCGGTAATGGAAACGAAATGGCCTTTTTCTATGTCGAGGCTCACGTCTGTCAGCACCTGCATCCGGGTGGGCTGGTCAAAATATTTGTTGATATTCCTTACTTCTATCAGGTTCATGGTCATCCTCTTAAAATCGTAATAGGATCTACACGGGCGGCTTTGCGGGATGGCAGGTAGCCGGCCAGCGTAGTGGTGAGAATACCGAAGGTGAAACCGGTCACGTAGTACACGGCGCTGAAGCTCACGGGTAAATGGTCCAGTGTGATCATTACATCGCTTTTATAGGGCATTTTGGAAATGCCATATGCTGCCAGGAAACCGAACACCAGTCCCATCAGCGCGCCGGTCAGCCCGATGATCAGCGCCTGCACCAAAAATATCCAGCGGATATCGGTATCGGAAAAGCCCATCGCTTTCAGGATGGCGATGTCTTTCATCTTTTCGTAGATCATCATGGTGAGGATGTTGAAGATACCGAACCCGGCTACCAGCAGGATGGTAACGGCAACGCCATACACGATCATTTTACGGAGCGCGTCGCCCTCCAGCAGGGCGGAGTTGTCCTGCTTCCAGTCGGAGCCGTGAAAGCCGTATTTGGCCTGCAGTTCCCTGGACATGGCCGGCGCCTGTTCCATATCGTGCAGTTTTATTTTGATGTCGGTGATATAGGATGCCGGCACTTCCAGAAAGCGCTGCACGGTATTGAGGCTGGCGTAACTCTGCTGTTTGTCGATATCGGTAAGGCCGGTTTTGAAGATACCGACCACCTTTACGGAGAAATTGTTGCCTTTTTCGGTAGTCACCTCCAGCCGGTCGCCGGTTTTGACGTTGAGCCGTCTGGCCAGGCCTACGCCTACCACGATGCTGTTGGGCAGCGTGGAAAGCTCTCTGAAGCTGCCGTCCACCAGTTTAGCCTGTAAGTTGAACAGCGCATTCTCCTGCTCAAAACGGATACCGTTGATGGTGCCGTTGATACTGCTGGAGCCAAGCCGGTAAAATACCTGCGAGCTGACGGAGCCGGAGATAGCGGCCACCCGCGGGTCTTTTTGCAGGGCCTGTACAATCTGCGGGCCGTCCTTCAGGCTGAGCAGGATATCTTTGGGCTTTACGTGACTGACCACATTAACGGCGCCGGGTTCAGCCCTGTCCAGGATATTGGAAGAGGCTGTCTGTATCTCGTTGTACAGGCGCAGGTGCGGCGACTGTTCAAACGC encodes:
- a CDS encoding acyltransferase family protein; amino-acid sequence: MSTRSRNAVHALPQKIAALDHLRAFAIFFVFYYHYRIFPHPEWLDTPARFGWTGVDLFFVLSGYLIAGQLFKEVADTGTVKLKPFYIKRFFRIVPPYLLVLALYFFLPVFREKEMLPPLWKFLTFTQNFGLNLKTHGTFSHAWSLCVEEQFYLLFPCLLALLLYVKAGRKAFWLIPVLFAGGLACRWWIYNVLVAPAGDDPNFWVIWYRAIYYPVYNRLDGLLAGVAIAALFQFRPLAKEWVNRYANGLFAVGLALLTAAWFVTENSFSPVSTVYGFPLVSAGYGAIVAAAVCPRCWLYRVHSRVTALIAALSYAIYLSHKGVIHVTQDLLGGLGLAKNSGWMMLCCTLTCILAAWLIRLLVEKPALRIRDRVLSRSGGAVRPPVSQQQAA
- a CDS encoding ABC transporter ATP-binding protein produces the protein MNLIEVRNINKYFDQPTRMQVLTDVSLDIEKGHFVSITGKSGSGKSTLLYLLSTMDTAFEGSIRINGEEMQGKRNRWLADFRNHHIGFVFQFHYLLPEFSVLRNVMLPALKLARYSPAEIEQKAIDLLKLLGVDAQATKRASLLSGGQQQRVAIARALINEPLIIMGDEPTGNLDSQNAAIVFDLFRQLSSERGQTILTVTHDDDFARRSDKVIHLVDGRIAG
- a CDS encoding ABC transporter permease is translated as MKIFTNIKLAATIAFTHMRARLKQTVIATAGVTFGITVFIFMVSFIQGSNDFVQAVAFEQSPHLRLYNEIQTASSNILDRAEPGAVNVVSHVKPKDILLSLKDGPQIVQALQKDPRVAAISGSVSSQVFYRLGSSSINGTINGIRFEQENALFNLQAKLVDGSFRELSTLPNSIVVGVGLARRLNVKTGDRLEVTTEKGNNFSVKVVGIFKTGLTDIDKQQSYASLNTVQRFLEVPASYITDIKIKLHDMEQAPAMSRELQAKYGFHGSDWKQDNSALLEGDALRKMIVYGVAVTILLVAGFGIFNILTMMIYEKMKDIAILKAMGFSDTDIRWIFLVQALIIGLTGALMGLVFGFLAAYGISKMPYKSDVMITLDHLPVSFSAVYYVTGFTFGILTTTLAGYLPSRKAARVDPITILRG